The Microlunatus antarcticus genome window below encodes:
- a CDS encoding alpha/beta hydrolase family protein, translated as MSPGPTVALVEVATTQGPGRFHVSESSAPVALLVLGHGAGGGVDAADLTALAHALPDRGVTVLRFEQPWRVAGRKVASRPPLLDEAWLAGLGAVLDAVGAGLPLVLGGRSAGARVACRTATALGAVGVVCLSFPLHPPGRPERSRLAELLTPTVPRLVLQGTRDTFGGAAELTTDLVGQDGAAGVRVVALDGADHGGRVPAKASPTAVELRERVVAATSAFVDELVRGGGIPDPGTR; from the coding sequence GTGAGCCCCGGCCCGACGGTGGCGCTGGTCGAGGTCGCGACGACCCAGGGGCCGGGCCGCTTCCACGTCAGCGAGTCCTCCGCGCCGGTCGCCCTGCTCGTCCTCGGCCACGGGGCCGGCGGAGGGGTGGACGCGGCCGACCTGACCGCGCTGGCCCACGCGCTGCCCGACCGCGGCGTCACCGTCCTGCGCTTCGAGCAGCCCTGGCGGGTGGCGGGGCGCAAGGTCGCCTCCCGGCCGCCGCTGCTCGACGAGGCCTGGCTCGCCGGTCTGGGGGCCGTCCTCGACGCGGTGGGCGCGGGTCTGCCGCTCGTCCTCGGCGGACGTAGCGCCGGGGCGCGGGTGGCCTGCCGCACCGCCACCGCGCTCGGGGCCGTCGGGGTGGTCTGCCTCAGCTTTCCGCTGCACCCGCCCGGACGCCCGGAACGGTCCCGGCTGGCGGAGCTGCTGACGCCGACGGTGCCGCGACTCGTGCTGCAGGGCACGCGCGACACCTTCGGCGGCGCCGCGGAGCTGACGACGGACCTGGTCGGCCAGGACGGCGCGGCGGGCGTCCGGGTCGTGGCCCTCGACGGTGCCGACCACGGCGGCCGGGTGCCCGCGAAGGCGTCGCCGACGGCCGTCGAGCTGCGCGAGCGGGTGGTGGCGGCGACCTCGGCGTTCGTCGACGAGCTCGTCCGGGGCGGGGGAATACCCGACCCGGGGACGCGTTGA
- a CDS encoding SOS response-associated peptidase produces MCGRYAVSARPERLADQFDVLDIFDGLPEPDYNVAPTVSVPAILERTVKAADGKDTATSGDVRRRLAPLTWGLVPSWAKDRSIGSRLINARVESVAEKPAFRKAFAARRCLLPADGYYEWYTPDGGESDTPRGKVKKQPFFLHRRDGGLLVMAGLYEIWRDPALDREDDAAWLRTCTVITTEATDAAGHIHDRMPMVVRPEVVDAWLDPTLTDPARVLALLDTDASELEAYAVSTEVNSVKNNGPELLRPLPESPPSSSGPEPTAPPEQEPLV; encoded by the coding sequence GTGTGCGGACGATACGCGGTCTCGGCCCGACCCGAGCGCCTGGCCGACCAGTTCGACGTGCTCGACATCTTCGACGGGCTGCCGGAGCCCGACTACAACGTGGCCCCCACCGTGAGCGTCCCCGCGATCCTCGAGCGCACGGTCAAAGCCGCCGACGGCAAGGACACGGCGACGTCGGGCGACGTCCGGCGCCGGCTCGCCCCACTCACCTGGGGCCTGGTGCCGTCGTGGGCCAAGGACCGCTCCATCGGCTCGCGCCTCATCAACGCCCGCGTCGAGTCGGTGGCGGAGAAGCCCGCGTTCCGCAAGGCGTTCGCCGCCCGGCGCTGCCTGCTGCCGGCCGACGGCTACTACGAGTGGTACACCCCCGACGGCGGCGAGTCCGACACCCCGCGGGGGAAGGTCAAGAAGCAGCCGTTCTTCCTGCACCGGCGCGACGGCGGCCTGCTCGTCATGGCCGGGCTGTACGAGATCTGGCGCGACCCGGCGCTCGACCGCGAGGACGACGCGGCCTGGCTGCGCACCTGCACGGTGATCACGACGGAGGCGACGGACGCCGCCGGCCACATCCACGACCGGATGCCGATGGTCGTCCGGCCCGAGGTCGTCGACGCGTGGCTCGACCCGACGCTCACCGACCCGGCCCGGGTGCTCGCGCTGCTGGACACCGACGCGTCCGAGCTGGAGGCGTACGCGGTCTCCACCGAGGTGAACAGCGTCAAGAACAACGGCCCCGAGCTGCTGCGCCCGTTGCCGGAGTCGCCGCCGTCATCGTCTGGACCCGAGCCGACGGCCCCGCCGGAGCAGGAACCGCTGGTGTGA
- a CDS encoding sigma-70 family RNA polymerase sigma factor translates to MTLDVLPSQQSVHAVLLEGVQRGEEAAFRDLYDLTRARVHQVVLATTRSPEHAAEVVQEVYLYVWLHATTFDADRGSVLGWILMLARRRAVDRVRHVVRTNRREQRDAASTALTVPDVADLGLARHEAARLRGALQHLSELQRDAVVLTFLGGYTHEQAAVLLGVPLGTLKTRVRAGVMRLRHRLEAPAA, encoded by the coding sequence GTGACCCTTGACGTCCTCCCCTCCCAGCAGTCGGTGCACGCCGTCCTCCTGGAGGGGGTGCAGCGCGGCGAGGAGGCCGCGTTCCGCGACCTCTACGACCTGACCCGCGCGCGCGTCCACCAGGTCGTGCTGGCCACGACCAGATCCCCCGAGCACGCCGCCGAGGTCGTGCAGGAGGTCTACCTCTACGTCTGGCTGCACGCGACGACGTTCGACGCCGACCGGGGCTCCGTGCTCGGCTGGATCCTGATGCTCGCGCGACGTCGCGCCGTCGACCGGGTGCGGCACGTCGTCCGGACCAACCGCCGTGAGCAGCGTGACGCCGCGTCGACCGCGCTGACCGTGCCCGACGTGGCCGACCTCGGTCTCGCCCGCCACGAGGCCGCCCGCCTCCGCGGGGCGCTGCAGCACCTCTCCGAGCTCCAGCGCGACGCTGTCGTGCTGACGTTCCTCGGCGGCTACACCCACGAGCAGGCGGCCGTGCTCCTCGGCGTCCCGCTCGGCACGCTCAAGACCCGCGTCCGCGCCGGGGTGATGCGGCTGCGGCACCGCCTGGAGGCGCCCGCCGCCTGA
- the aroA gene encoding 3-phosphoshikimate 1-carboxyvinyltransferase — MPDLDATPTPDPAPQPWPAPQAPVPVTATVSVPGSKSETNRALVLAALASGPSTITNGLDARDTQLMRDALRFLGVTIDESTDGSGTWRVTPPAGFSGGGTVDCGLAGTVMRFVPPLAVLADGPVAFDGDEQAYGRPMRPLLDALRDLGAQVDAGGSGDGLPFTVVGRPDAAGGTVTVDASTSSQFVSALLLVGARLAGGLELRHEGPPVPSLPHIAMTVAMLRERGVEVDDSQADRWAVSPGPIAPRDVVVEPDLSNAAPFLAAAAVTGGTVTVPHWPTDTLQPGDQLRDILSVFGAEVTLTEAGLTVTGTDQLLGSDLDLAAASELTPVVAALAALARDTSHIHGVAHVRGHETDRLAALRTELDAMGGRVHETHDGLTIHPRLMAGGTFQTYADHRMAQAGALLGLVVPDVVLDDVECTSKTMPTFVALWEQMLADSVAASDTELAVEADVDPEVDERPSIFDGLIPVSSDESRSRP; from the coding sequence GTGCCTGACCTCGACGCGACGCCGACCCCCGACCCCGCCCCGCAGCCCTGGCCCGCCCCGCAGGCCCCGGTCCCGGTCACGGCGACCGTGTCCGTGCCCGGCTCGAAGTCCGAGACCAACCGGGCGCTCGTGCTCGCCGCCCTGGCCAGCGGGCCCTCCACGATCACCAACGGCCTCGACGCCCGCGACACGCAGCTGATGCGCGACGCGCTGCGCTTCCTCGGCGTGACGATCGACGAGTCGACCGACGGCTCGGGCACCTGGCGCGTCACCCCGCCGGCCGGCTTCAGCGGCGGCGGCACCGTGGACTGCGGCCTCGCCGGCACGGTGATGCGGTTCGTCCCGCCGCTGGCCGTGCTGGCCGACGGTCCGGTCGCCTTCGACGGCGATGAGCAGGCGTACGGCCGCCCCATGCGCCCGCTGCTCGACGCGCTCCGCGACCTGGGTGCGCAGGTCGACGCGGGCGGGAGCGGCGACGGCCTCCCCTTCACCGTGGTCGGTCGCCCGGACGCCGCCGGGGGCACCGTGACCGTCGACGCCTCCACGTCCTCGCAGTTCGTCAGCGCCCTGCTGCTGGTCGGCGCCCGCCTGGCCGGCGGGCTCGAGCTCCGGCACGAGGGACCGCCGGTGCCCTCGCTCCCCCACATCGCCATGACCGTCGCGATGCTCCGCGAGCGGGGCGTCGAGGTCGACGACAGCCAGGCCGACCGCTGGGCGGTGTCCCCCGGCCCGATCGCGCCGCGCGACGTCGTCGTCGAGCCCGACCTCTCCAACGCGGCGCCGTTCCTGGCCGCCGCCGCGGTCACGGGCGGGACGGTCACCGTGCCTCACTGGCCCACCGACACCCTGCAGCCAGGCGACCAGCTGCGCGACATCCTCTCCGTCTTCGGGGCCGAGGTCACGCTCACCGAGGCCGGCCTCACCGTGACCGGGACCGACCAGCTCCTCGGCTCCGACCTCGACCTCGCCGCGGCGAGCGAGCTGACGCCCGTCGTCGCCGCCCTGGCCGCCCTGGCCCGCGACACCAGCCACATCCACGGCGTCGCGCACGTGCGCGGGCACGAGACCGACCGGCTCGCGGCGCTCCGCACGGAGCTCGACGCCATGGGCGGCCGGGTCCACGAGACCCACGACGGGCTGACGATCCACCCGCGCCTGATGGCGGGCGGGACGTTCCAGACCTACGCCGACCACCGGATGGCGCAGGCCGGCGCGCTGCTCGGCCTCGTCGTGCCCGACGTCGTGCTCGACGACGTGGAGTGCACGTCGAAGACGATGCCGACCTTCGTCGCGCTGTGGGAGCAGATGCTCGCCGACTCCGTGGCGGCCAGCGACACCGAGCTCGCCGTCGAGGCCGACGTCGACCCCGAGGTGGACGAGCGGCCCAGCATCTTCGACGGGCTGATCCCGGTCTCCTCCGACGAGAGCCGCAGCCGTCCGTGA
- a CDS encoding DoxX family protein, with translation MTLLRAAYRTMLASYFISSGVKAVRNPAPLAPLAEPIADKLVPFVKKYAPDEVAGFVPEDPKTLVRLNGALQIAGGLALATGRGRRVGALLLAGSLIPSTLAKYPFWSQSGEEAAASRSHFAKNVSLLGGVLLASRDTEGKPGIAWRAQAGGHAIAKSTSRATKKLTHSGTGDKLAKQAGEIGDAVSDVASDVAGKTSDLAGAAVAGGVALLGAAEVATRGTRKKARKQFKVAQEAAAKQAKITGKHLAEQAREAQKVAVAQAAEAKKAAVKQGAEAKKIAVKQAGEAKKIAAARAEDAREAAQAAAKQAKKDARKQGRQTSKKLAKKADEVGKHINLGEN, from the coding sequence ATGACGTTGTTACGCGCGGCCTACCGCACGATGTTGGCCTCCTACTTCATCTCGTCCGGGGTGAAGGCGGTCCGCAACCCGGCGCCGCTGGCCCCCCTCGCCGAGCCGATCGCCGACAAGCTCGTGCCCTTCGTGAAGAAGTACGCCCCCGACGAGGTCGCCGGCTTCGTGCCGGAGGACCCCAAGACGCTCGTCCGCCTGAACGGCGCGCTGCAGATCGCCGGCGGGCTCGCGCTCGCCACGGGTCGTGGCCGTCGGGTCGGCGCGCTCCTGCTGGCCGGGTCGCTGATCCCGAGCACGCTGGCCAAGTACCCCTTCTGGAGCCAGAGCGGCGAGGAGGCGGCCGCGTCGCGCAGCCACTTCGCCAAGAACGTCAGCCTCCTCGGCGGCGTGCTCCTCGCGTCCCGCGACACCGAGGGCAAGCCCGGCATCGCCTGGCGCGCGCAGGCCGGCGGCCACGCGATCGCCAAGAGCACCAGCCGGGCGACGAAGAAGCTCACGCACAGCGGGACGGGCGACAAGCTCGCCAAGCAGGCCGGCGAGATCGGCGACGCCGTCAGCGACGTCGCGAGCGACGTGGCCGGCAAGACGTCCGACCTCGCCGGTGCGGCCGTCGCCGGTGGTGTGGCCCTGCTGGGCGCTGCGGAGGTCGCCACCCGCGGCACCCGCAAGAAGGCGCGCAAGCAGTTCAAGGTCGCCCAGGAGGCCGCGGCCAAGCAGGCCAAGATCACCGGGAAGCACCTCGCCGAGCAGGCGCGGGAGGCCCAGAAGGTCGCCGTCGCCCAGGCGGCGGAGGCCAAGAAGGCCGCGGTCAAGCAGGGTGCCGAGGCCAAGAAGATCGCCGTCAAGCAGGCCGGCGAGGCGAAGAAGATCGCCGCGGCCCGCGCCGAGGACGCCCGCGAGGCGGCCCAGGCCGCGGCGAAGCAGGCCAAGAAGGACGCGCGCAAGCAGGGTCGTCAGACCTCGAAGAAGCTCGCGAAGAAGGCCGACGAGGTCGGCAAGCACATCAACCTCGGCGAGAACTGA
- a CDS encoding nucleotidyltransferase family protein, protein MLAAGAGRRAGGPKGLRRDGAGVAWVRRAADVLTDGGCDRVLVVVGAAGDEVAALLDPGTTVVPCPDWADGMSASLRTGLRATSADAVVVHLVDLPDVGAAVVRRLLEQGGRGRDALARAAYGGRPGHPVLVGADHVEPLLASLGGDRGGRAYLDRHGVRAVECGDLATGRDDDGPTSATTP, encoded by the coding sequence TTGCTCGCCGCGGGCGCCGGACGTCGCGCGGGTGGTCCGAAGGGGCTGCGCCGGGACGGTGCCGGGGTGGCGTGGGTCCGCCGGGCCGCCGACGTCCTGACCGACGGCGGGTGCGACCGCGTGCTGGTCGTCGTCGGCGCCGCCGGGGACGAGGTCGCCGCCCTGCTCGACCCGGGGACGACGGTGGTCCCCTGCCCGGACTGGGCGGACGGCATGAGCGCCTCCCTGCGGACGGGTCTGCGCGCGACGTCAGCCGATGCGGTCGTGGTCCACCTCGTCGACCTGCCCGACGTCGGCGCCGCGGTGGTGCGACGCCTCCTGGAGCAGGGCGGTCGCGGGCGCGACGCGCTCGCGCGGGCGGCGTACGGGGGCCGCCCCGGGCACCCGGTGCTCGTGGGCGCGGACCACGTCGAACCGCTCCTGGCCTCGCTGGGCGGCGACCGGGGAGGCCGGGCGTACCTCGACCGCCACGGCGTGCGGGCCGTCGAGTGCGGCGACCTGGCGACCGGCCGGGACGACGACGGCCCCACGTCCGCAACGACGCCGTGA
- a CDS encoding sigma-70 family RNA polymerase sigma factor — MSIPATHPSAPASSDLESQADQLLLASAEPAPVDLATETPAERDARFEADALQYLDQLYAAALRMTRNPSDAEDVVQETYAKAYSSFHQFTPGTNLKAWLYRILTNTYINTYRKKQRQPQLSDGENVEDWQIARAASHTSSGLKSAETVALENLPDSDVKDALQQLSPDFRLAVFLADVEGFAYKEIAEIMGTPIGTVMSRLNRGRTQLRRLLSDYARDRGMRVKEDVKA; from the coding sequence ATGAGCATCCCCGCGACGCACCCGTCTGCCCCCGCCTCCAGCGACCTCGAGAGCCAGGCCGACCAGCTGCTGCTGGCCAGCGCTGAGCCGGCCCCCGTCGACCTCGCCACCGAGACGCCGGCCGAGCGCGACGCGCGCTTCGAGGCGGACGCCCTGCAGTACCTCGACCAGCTCTACGCCGCCGCCCTGCGCATGACGCGCAACCCGAGCGACGCCGAGGACGTGGTCCAGGAGACGTACGCGAAGGCGTACTCCTCCTTCCACCAGTTCACGCCGGGGACGAACCTCAAGGCGTGGCTCTACCGGATCCTCACGAACACCTACATCAACACGTACCGCAAGAAGCAGCGCCAGCCGCAGCTCTCCGACGGCGAGAACGTCGAGGACTGGCAGATCGCACGGGCCGCGTCGCACACCTCGAGCGGGCTCAAGTCGGCGGAGACGGTCGCGCTGGAGAACCTCCCGGACTCCGACGTCAAGGACGCCCTGCAGCAGCTGAGCCCGGACTTCCGGCTGGCCGTGTTCCTGGCCGACGTCGAGGGGTTCGCCTACAAGGAGATCGCCGAGATCATGGGCACCCCGATCGGGACCGTGATGTCGCGCCTCAACCGGGGACGCACGCAGCTGCGCCGCCTCCTGTCGGACTACGCACGGGACCGCGGCATGCGGGTCAAGGAGGACGTCAAGGCATGA
- a CDS encoding XdhC family protein yields the protein MTASRDVLPALLGWWRAGQACALATVVGTWSSAPRQPGASMLVGPDGSVVGSLSGGCVEGDVYAVAEQVLADGRATHRRYGVGDAEAAEVGLTCGGTIDVFVERVAPDDQDLDLELLADDVAAGRPVAVATVVRHPDPALVGRRLVVRPDGGSRGTLGSPRRDDAVVDDARGLLGAGRTGLLTYGPDGQRRGQGLEVFVAAYAPRARMLVFGATDHAAAVAATGTFLGYCVTVCDARPVFATASRFPGADEVVVDWPHRYLRAQAEQDLLDERTVVCVLSHDPKFDVPVLEVALRLPRLGYVGAMGSRRTSEHTRAALRSAGVGEPELARLSSPIGLDLGARTPEETAVSVAAEIIAARHGREARPLHLVDGPIHGEPEQAGATSAG from the coding sequence GTGACCGCCTCCCGCGACGTCCTGCCCGCGCTGCTCGGCTGGTGGCGCGCCGGGCAGGCGTGCGCGCTGGCCACCGTGGTCGGCACCTGGTCCTCCGCCCCGCGCCAGCCCGGCGCGTCGATGCTGGTCGGGCCGGACGGCAGCGTGGTCGGGTCGCTGTCGGGCGGGTGCGTCGAGGGCGACGTCTACGCGGTGGCCGAGCAGGTTCTCGCCGACGGCCGGGCGACCCACCGGCGCTACGGGGTCGGCGACGCGGAGGCGGCCGAGGTCGGCCTCACCTGCGGCGGCACGATCGACGTCTTCGTGGAGCGGGTGGCGCCCGACGACCAGGACCTCGATCTGGAGCTGCTGGCCGACGACGTGGCGGCCGGGCGCCCCGTGGCCGTCGCGACCGTCGTCCGGCACCCCGACCCGGCCCTGGTCGGTCGCCGCCTGGTCGTCCGTCCCGACGGGGGGTCCCGCGGAACGCTCGGCAGCCCGCGGCGCGACGACGCCGTGGTCGACGACGCCCGCGGCCTGCTGGGGGCCGGGCGGACGGGCCTGCTCACGTACGGCCCGGACGGTCAGCGTCGCGGGCAGGGCCTCGAGGTGTTCGTCGCCGCGTACGCCCCCCGCGCCCGGATGCTCGTCTTCGGCGCGACCGACCACGCGGCCGCGGTGGCCGCGACGGGGACGTTCCTGGGGTATTGCGTGACGGTGTGCGACGCCCGCCCGGTCTTCGCCACCGCGAGCCGCTTCCCGGGGGCCGACGAGGTCGTCGTCGACTGGCCGCACCGCTACCTGCGCGCGCAGGCCGAGCAGGACCTGCTGGACGAGCGGACGGTCGTCTGCGTCCTCAGCCACGACCCCAAGTTCGACGTCCCGGTCCTCGAGGTCGCCCTGCGGCTCCCGCGGCTGGGCTACGTCGGGGCCATGGGCTCGCGCCGGACGAGCGAGCACACCCGGGCCGCGCTACGGTCCGCCGGCGTGGGCGAGCCCGAGCTCGCCCGGCTCTCCTCCCCCATCGGCCTGGACCTCGGCGCCCGGACGCCGGAGGAGACCGCGGTGTCGGTCGCGGCCGAGATCATCGCGGCCCGGCACGGTCGCGAGGCGCGGCCGCTCCACCTGGTCGACGGCCCGATCCACGGGGAGCCGGAGCAGGCCGGCGCGACCAGCGCCGGCTGA
- the rsgA gene encoding ribosome small subunit-dependent GTPase A, producing MSQRGVGFDDHAGFDRPRRTRPRTKDRPDYSKDPVGMVMTIDRGRYRVVLTGPDEGRQINAAKARSLGRMGVIVGDRVRLHGDVTGEEGTLARVVEVLDRDTVLRRTADDDDPYERAIVANADQLVIVTALADPPPRVGMIDRIMVAAFDARIEPLLLLTKADLASPDALAAAYAPLDIEVLATKPGDDLDDLRAWLAGHRTVFIGHSGVGKSTLVNALIPGAGRTIGVVNDVTGRGRQTSTSAIVLELPAHQIDGVDLEPGWVIDTPGVRSFGLSHVTRENIVAAFSDLDVITEGCPRSCSHETGAQDCALDLAVERGELSRARLESFRRMLDSGR from the coding sequence GTGAGCCAGCGGGGCGTCGGCTTCGACGACCACGCCGGCTTCGACCGGCCCCGTCGGACCCGTCCGCGCACCAAGGACCGCCCGGACTACTCGAAGGACCCGGTCGGGATGGTCATGACCATCGACCGCGGCCGCTACCGGGTGGTGCTGACCGGACCCGACGAGGGCCGCCAGATCAACGCCGCCAAGGCCCGCTCGCTGGGCCGGATGGGCGTCATCGTCGGCGACCGCGTCCGCCTGCACGGCGACGTGACCGGCGAGGAGGGGACGCTGGCCCGCGTCGTCGAGGTGCTCGACCGCGACACCGTGCTGCGCCGGACGGCGGACGACGACGACCCGTACGAGCGGGCGATCGTGGCCAACGCCGACCAGCTCGTCATCGTGACCGCGCTGGCCGACCCGCCGCCCCGCGTCGGGATGATCGACCGGATCATGGTCGCCGCCTTCGACGCGCGGATCGAGCCGCTGCTCCTGCTGACCAAGGCCGACCTGGCCTCGCCGGACGCGCTCGCGGCCGCGTACGCCCCGCTCGACATCGAGGTCCTGGCCACGAAGCCCGGCGACGACCTCGACGACCTCCGGGCGTGGCTGGCCGGCCACCGGACGGTCTTCATCGGCCACTCGGGCGTCGGCAAGTCGACGCTGGTCAACGCGCTCATCCCCGGGGCCGGCCGCACGATCGGCGTCGTCAACGACGTGACCGGGCGCGGCCGCCAGACGTCGACCTCGGCGATCGTGCTGGAGCTCCCCGCCCACCAGATCGACGGCGTCGACCTCGAGCCCGGCTGGGTCATCGACACCCCCGGCGTCCGGTCGTTCGGGCTGAGCCACGTGACGCGGGAGAACATCGTCGCCGCGTTCAGCGACCTCGACGTGATCACCGAGGGGTGCCCGCGGAGCTGCAGCCACGAGACGGGGGCGCAGGACTGCGCGCTCGACCTGGCGGTGGAGCGGGGCGAGCTGTCCCGCGCGCGGCTGGAGTCGTTCCGCCGGATGCTCGACTCCGGCCGATAG
- a CDS encoding inositol monophosphatase family protein: MPARVDDPLLRGLTDDLRLAHLLADDADSITMSRFKALDLQVSAKPDLTPVTDADTAVEESVRRTLGRARPRDAVHGEEMSDTGWGPRRWVIDPIDGTKNFVRGVPVWATLISLMINDEVAVGVVSAPALGRRWWASLGGGAYAGKSLMSPVECHVSQVAAIEDASLSYAEIGEWVDAGQGQEFVDLLRSCWRTRAYGDFWSYVLLAEGAVDIACEPDLEVYDMAACSIVVTEAGGAFTDLDGKPGPLGAGAYATNGLLHEAVLAQLRPSDDDE, from the coding sequence ATGCCTGCCCGCGTCGACGACCCGCTCCTCCGTGGCCTGACCGACGACCTGCGGCTCGCGCACCTGCTGGCCGACGACGCCGACTCGATCACCATGAGCCGCTTCAAGGCCCTCGACCTCCAGGTCAGCGCCAAGCCCGACCTGACGCCGGTGACGGACGCCGACACCGCCGTGGAGGAGTCGGTGCGGCGCACGCTCGGGCGGGCCCGGCCGCGCGACGCGGTGCACGGCGAGGAGATGTCCGACACCGGCTGGGGCCCCCGGCGCTGGGTCATCGACCCGATCGACGGCACCAAGAACTTCGTGCGCGGCGTCCCCGTCTGGGCCACGCTGATCTCGCTGATGATCAACGACGAGGTGGCCGTCGGCGTGGTCAGCGCGCCCGCCCTCGGGCGCCGCTGGTGGGCCAGCCTCGGCGGCGGCGCGTACGCGGGCAAGTCGCTGATGTCGCCCGTCGAGTGCCACGTGTCGCAGGTCGCCGCGATCGAGGACGCCTCGCTCAGCTACGCCGAGATCGGCGAGTGGGTCGACGCCGGGCAGGGCCAGGAGTTCGTCGACCTGCTCCGCAGCTGCTGGCGCACCCGGGCGTACGGGGACTTCTGGTCCTACGTCCTGCTCGCCGAGGGCGCCGTCGACATCGCGTGCGAGCCCGACCTGGAGGTCTACGACATGGCGGCCTGCTCGATCGTCGTCACCGAGGCCGGCGGGGCGTTCACCGACCTCGACGGCAAGCCCGGGCCGCTCGGCGCCGGTGCGTACGCGACGAACGGGCTGCTGCACGAGGCCGTCCTGGCCCAGCTGCGGCCGTCCGACGACGACGAGTGA
- a CDS encoding 50S ribosomal protein bL37, whose translation MGKTGRKRRARRKKGANHGKRPNA comes from the coding sequence ATGGGCAAGACCGGCCGCAAGCGTCGTGCGCGTCGCAAGAAGGGCGCGAACCACGGCAAGCGCCCCAACGCCTGA
- a CDS encoding DUF779 domain-containing protein — translation MGDPEQQPSRVAVSDKAAEMIRTLREEHGPLMFHQSGGCCDGSSPMCFAQGDFITGDADVLLGQLDAGTPEPVDVWMSREQFAYWKHTHLTIDLVPGRGAGFSLESPNGVRFLIRSRLLTDDEDAALGGTAAAEVGAQLRA, via the coding sequence ATGGGTGACCCGGAGCAGCAGCCGTCCCGGGTGGCGGTGTCCGACAAGGCGGCGGAGATGATCCGGACGCTGCGCGAGGAGCACGGCCCGCTGATGTTCCACCAGTCGGGTGGCTGCTGCGACGGGTCGTCGCCGATGTGCTTCGCGCAGGGCGACTTCATCACCGGCGACGCCGACGTGCTGCTCGGGCAGCTCGACGCCGGGACGCCGGAGCCGGTCGACGTGTGGATGAGCCGCGAGCAGTTCGCGTACTGGAAGCACACGCACCTCACCATCGACCTGGTCCCGGGTCGCGGGGCGGGCTTCTCGCTCGAGAGCCCGAACGGCGTGCGCTTCCTGATCCGCTCGCGCCTGCTGACCGACGACGAGGACGCCGCCCTCGGTGGCACGGCGGCCGCCGAGGTGGGCGCACAGCTGCGCGCCTGA
- the rsrA gene encoding mycothiol system anti-sigma-R factor → MTTDATTPFVDASDPTKAECQHVLDRVHAFLDHEVDTATGDEIRAHLSECEPCLDRFDVEQAVKSLVKRCCGNDKAPDRLRVSIMTTISVTHRSL, encoded by the coding sequence ATGACCACCGACGCCACCACGCCCTTCGTGGACGCCAGCGACCCGACCAAGGCCGAGTGCCAGCACGTGCTGGACCGGGTCCACGCGTTCCTCGACCACGAGGTCGACACCGCCACCGGCGACGAGATCCGGGCCCACCTCAGCGAGTGCGAGCCCTGCCTCGACCGCTTCGACGTCGAGCAGGCCGTCAAGTCGCTGGTCAAGCGGTGCTGCGGCAACGACAAGGCGCCCGACCGTCTCCGGGTCAGCATCATGACCACGATCTCGGTGACGCACCGCTCCCTCTGA